A region from the Xenopus laevis strain J_2021 chromosome 4S, Xenopus_laevis_v10.1, whole genome shotgun sequence genome encodes:
- the lrrc4c.S gene encoding leucine-rich repeat-containing protein 4C gives MLNKMKLHPPQMMIGPRFNRAPFDPLFIVLLALQLLVVAGLVRAQTCPSVCSCSNQFSKVICTRRNLREVPDGISTNTRQLNLHENQIQIIKVDSFKHLRHLEVLQLSRNHIRTIEIGAFNGLANLNTLELFDNRLTTIPNGAFEYLSKLKELWLRNNPIESIPSYAFNRVPSLRRLDLGEMKRLSYISEGAFEGLSNLKYLNLGMCNLREIPNLTPLVKLDELDLSGNHLSVLRPGSFQGLTHLQKLWIMHSQIQVIERNAFDDLQSLVELNLAHNNLTLLPHDLFTPLHNLQRIQLHHNPWNCNCDILWLSWWLKEIVTTGSTCCARCSTPPSLKGTHIAELDHNYFTCYAPVIVEPPVDLNVTEGMAAELKCRASTSLTYVSWITPNGTIMTHGSYKVRLSVLNDGTLNFTNVTVRDTGLYTCIVSNSAGNTTASATLNVTASDTGYTYFSTVTVETMEPSQDEARTTENHVGPTPVIDWETTNATIFLMPQSTRFTEKTITVPVTDANNGMPGIDEVMKTTKIIIGCFVAITLMAAVMLVIFYKMRKQHHRKNHHAPTRTVEIINVDDELTADTPIESHLPMPAIEHEHLNHYNSYKSPFNHTMTVNTINSIHSSVHEPLLIRANSKDNVQETQI, from the coding sequence ATGTTGAACAAGATGAAATTACATCCACCGCAGATGATGATAGGTCCTAGGTTCAACAGGGCCCCATTTGACCCCCTTTTTATTGTGCTGTTGGCTCTTCAGCTTCTTGTGGTGGCGGGTTTAGTCAGGGCTCAGACCTGCCCTTCTGTATGTTCTTGTAGTAACCAGTTCAGCAAGGTCATTTGCACACGAAGAAACCTTCGAGAGGTCCCAGATGGTATATCCACCAACACAAGACAACTCAACCTTCATGAGAATCAGATCCAGATAATCAAAGTTGACAGTTTTAAACACTTAAGACATTTAGAAGTGTTACAGTTGAGCAGAAATCACATTAGGACAATTGAAATTGGTGCTTTCAATGGCTTGGCAAATCTGAATACACTGGAACTCTTTGACAATCGTTTGACCACTATTCCTAATGGAGCTTTTGAATATTTGTCAAAACTGAAAGAGCTTTGGTTAAGAAATAATCCTATTGAAAGCATTCCATCCTATGCTTTTAATCGTGTTCCTTCTCTGCGTAGGCTAGATTTGGGAGAGATGAAAAGATTGTCATATATTTCAGAAGGGGCATTTGAAGGCCTTTCAAATCTCAAATATTTGAACCTTGGTATGTGCAACCTAAGAGAAATCCCCAATCTTACTCCTCTTGTTAAACTAGATGAGTTAGATCTTTCTGGGAATCACTTGTCTGTTCTTCGACCTGGATCTTTCCAAGGATTAACCCATCTTCAAAAATTGTGGATTATGCATTCCCAAATTCAGGTGATTGAAAGGAATGCCTTTGATGACCTTCAGTCACTGGTTGAACTTAATTTGGCACATAATAATCTGACTTTACTGCCTCATGACCTTTTCACACCTCTTCACAATTTGCAAAGGATTCAATTACATCACAACCCCTGGAACTGCAACTGTGACATCCTTTGGCTTAGTTGGTGGCTCAAAGAGATAGTCACCACTGGCAGCACATGCTGTGCTCGTTGTAGCACTCCCCCAAGTTTAAAAGGAACTCACATTGCAGAACTGGACCATAATTATTTTACTTGTTATGCTCCTGTAATTGTAGAGCCCCCTGTTGACCTGAATGTCACAGAAGGCATGGCAGCTGAGCTGAAATGTAGAGCATCAACGTCATTGACTTACGTTAGTTGGATTACTCCAAATGGAACTATTATGACCCATGGATCTTATAAAGTACGTCTTTCAGTGTTAAATGATGGAACGCTGAACTTTACAAATGTAACAGTGAGGGACACAGGCTTATACACCTGTATAGTAAGTAATTCCGCTGGGAACACCACTGCCTCAGCGACGTTAAATGTGACGGCATCTGACACGGGTTATACTTACTTTTCCACCGTTACCGTAGAGACTATGGAACCATCTCAGGATGAGGCAAGGACCACAGAAAATCATGTTGGCCCCACCCCAGTCATTGACTGGGAAACCACCAATGCAACCATCTTTCTAATGCCTCAGAGCACAAGGTTCACAGAAAAAACCATCACCGTCCCTGTAACAGATGCAAACAATGGAATGCCAGGTATTGATGAGGTGATGAAAACCACCAAAATAATCATTGGCTGTTTTGTGGCCATTACCTTAATGGCAGCAGTGATGCTGGTTATCTTCTACAAGATGAGAAAACAGCATCATCGGAAGAACCATCATGCTCCTACGAGGACTGTTGAAATTATTAATGTGGATGATGAACTCACGGCTGACACACCTATTGAAAGCCACTTGCCCATGCCGGCAATAGAACATGAGCATTTAAACCATTATAACTCTTATAAGTCTCCTTTTAATCACACAATGACAGTGAACACAATAAATTCAATACACAGCTCTGTGCATGAACCTTTATTGATTCGAGCAAACTCAAAAGACAATGTGCAGGAAACTCAGATCTAA